In one Candidatus Palibaumannia cicadellinicola genomic region, the following are encoded:
- the eno gene encoding phosphopyruvate hydratase, translating to MSKIVKIIGREIIDSRGNPTVEAEVHLEGGFVGLAAAPSGASTGSLEALELRDGDKTRFMGKGVTKAVSIINSFIAAALIGKNAKDQECIDQVMIELDGTENKSKFGANAILAVSLAAAKSAAASKGMPLYEHIAELNGTPGKFSMPLPMINILNGGKHADNNIDIQEFMIQPVAAKTVKEAIRIGSEVFHHLATVLKAKGMHTAVGDEGGYAPNLCSNGAALDAIKDAVEKAGYVLGQDITLAMDCAASELFDKSTGNYHLKSEGKIFSSQAFTDYLTVLTKEYPIISIEDGLNESDWDGFAYQTKVLGDKIQLVGDDLFVTSTKILKKGIEKGIANSILIKLNQVGSLTETLAVINMAKNAGYTTIISHRSGETEDASIADLAVGTSAGQIKTGSMSRSDRLAKYNQLIRIEEALGNKARFWGLKEVKGQA from the coding sequence ATGTCCAAAATAGTAAAAATCATTGGCCGTGAAATCATAGACTCACGTGGCAATCCTACTGTTGAAGCTGAAGTTCATCTCGAGGGTGGGTTCGTTGGTCTAGCTGCCGCACCATCTGGCGCGTCTACCGGATCACTAGAAGCACTGGAGTTGCGTGACGGAGATAAAACCCGTTTTATGGGAAAAGGTGTCACCAAAGCTGTCAGCATTATTAATAGCTTTATTGCGGCAGCCTTAATAGGTAAAAACGCTAAAGATCAAGAATGTATAGACCAAGTTATGATCGAACTAGACGGTACCGAAAATAAATCAAAATTTGGTGCCAATGCTATCCTAGCTGTGTCACTAGCTGCTGCTAAATCTGCCGCAGCTTCTAAGGGTATGCCACTTTATGAGCATATCGCTGAACTAAATGGTACACCAGGAAAATTTTCCATGCCATTGCCGATGATTAACATCCTCAATGGAGGCAAGCATGCCGATAATAACATTGATATACAAGAATTTATGATCCAGCCAGTAGCTGCCAAAACAGTAAAAGAAGCAATTAGAATTGGGTCTGAAGTGTTTCATCATTTGGCAACAGTTCTCAAAGCTAAGGGCATGCATACCGCAGTAGGCGACGAAGGCGGCTACGCGCCTAATCTTTGCTCTAATGGTGCTGCATTGGACGCAATTAAAGATGCAGTAGAAAAAGCTGGTTATGTTTTAGGTCAAGATATTACTTTAGCTATGGATTGTGCTGCTTCGGAATTGTTTGACAAATCGACCGGTAACTATCATCTAAAAAGCGAAGGTAAAATATTCAGCTCCCAGGCATTCACAGATTACCTTACAGTGCTAACAAAAGAATACCCAATAATTTCTATCGAAGACGGCCTAAATGAATCAGATTGGGATGGTTTTGCATACCAGACTAAAGTATTAGGCGATAAAATCCAGTTAGTAGGCGACGACTTGTTTGTTACTAGTACTAAGATCTTAAAAAAAGGTATCGAAAAAGGTATTGCTAACTCAATTCTTATTAAATTGAACCAAGTAGGTTCGTTGACAGAAACCCTCGCAGTGATCAACATGGCCAAGAATGCTGGTTATACTACGATTATCTCGCATCGTTCTGGTGAAACCGAAGATGCTTCCATAGCTGATTTAGCCGTTGGTACCTCAGCAGGACAAATAAAAACTGGTTC
- the pyrG gene encoding glutamine hydrolyzing CTP synthase, protein MITNYIFITGGVVSSLGKGIAAASLAAILEARGLNVTIMKLDPYINVDPGTMSPIQHGEVFVTEDGAETDLDLGHYERFIRTKMSRSNNFTTGRIYSDVLHKERRGDYLGATIQVIPHITNAIKKRIIEGGEGHDVVLVEIGGTVGDIESLPFLEAIRQMAVEVGRDHALYMHLTLVPYIEATGEMKTKPTQHSVKELLSIGIQPDVLICRSYRAVPSNERAKIALFCNVLEKAVISIKDVDSIYQIPGLLKSQDLDDYICERFSLKCPEADLSEWEQVIYQQANPVGEVTIGMVGKYIDLPDAYKSVMEALKHAGLKNRLTVNIRLIHSQDVETRSVDILKNLDAILIPGGFGYRGVEGKIMTARYARENKIPYLGICLGMQVAIVEFARHVAGMPEANSTEFVSNCKYPVVALITEWCEEDGHVNRRSKQSHLGGTMRLGSQPCQLVDGSLARKMYGHAIIMERHRHRYEVNNMLLKQIEAAGLRVTGLSEDNKLVEIIEYPDHPWFVASQFHPEFTSTPRDGHPLFIGFVKAAGEYQKRTPK, encoded by the coding sequence ATGATAACTAATTATATTTTTATAACAGGAGGGGTTGTCTCCTCCTTGGGTAAAGGCATTGCGGCAGCATCCTTGGCAGCTATTCTCGAAGCTAGGGGTCTTAACGTTACTATCATGAAATTAGACCCCTATATTAATGTTGATCCAGGAACTATGAGTCCAATTCAGCACGGGGAAGTATTCGTAACAGAAGACGGGGCTGAAACAGATCTAGATCTAGGACATTATGAACGTTTCATACGTACCAAAATGTCCCGTAGCAACAACTTTACAACCGGTCGTATATATTCTGATGTATTGCATAAAGAACGTCGTGGTGATTATCTTGGTGCTACTATTCAGGTGATTCCTCATATCACAAATGCCATCAAAAAGCGTATTATTGAGGGTGGAGAAGGCCACGATGTAGTCTTAGTGGAAATAGGTGGAACGGTAGGCGATATTGAATCTCTGCCTTTTCTGGAGGCGATCCGCCAAATGGCAGTAGAAGTAGGCCGTGATCATGCTTTGTATATGCACCTTACTTTAGTGCCCTACATAGAGGCTACTGGTGAGATGAAAACAAAGCCAACACAGCATTCTGTAAAAGAATTGCTATCTATTGGCATCCAGCCTGACGTGCTAATTTGTCGCTCTTATCGTGCTGTACCTAGTAACGAACGTGCTAAAATTGCTTTATTCTGCAATGTGTTAGAAAAAGCTGTCATTTCAATTAAAGACGTGGATTCCATTTACCAAATTCCAGGACTCTTAAAGTCACAAGATTTAGATGATTATATTTGTGAGCGCTTTAGCTTGAAATGTCCCGAAGCTGATCTTTCTGAGTGGGAGCAGGTTATTTACCAGCAGGCTAATCCTGTAGGGGAAGTTACTATAGGTATGGTAGGTAAATATATCGACTTGCCAGATGCTTACAAGTCTGTTATGGAAGCACTAAAACACGCCGGGTTAAAAAATCGCCTCACAGTAAACATCCGCCTTATCCATTCTCAAGATGTCGAAACTCGTAGTGTAGATATTCTAAAAAACCTTGATGCGATCTTAATACCCGGGGGCTTTGGATACCGAGGCGTGGAAGGTAAGATCATGACCGCGCGATACGCGCGCGAGAACAAAATTCCTTATCTGGGCATCTGTCTGGGCATGCAGGTAGCAATTGTTGAGTTCGCCCGCCATGTAGCCGGTATGCCAGAAGCTAATTCTACCGAATTTGTTTCAAACTGTAAGTATCCTGTGGTAGCACTAATAACTGAATGGTGCGAAGAAGATGGTCATGTGAACCGGCGTAGCAAACAGAGTCATTTGGGAGGTACTATGCGTCTAGGTAGCCAGCCTTGCCAATTGGTGGATGGTAGCTTAGCACGCAAGATGTATGGCCATGCCATCATCATGGAGCGTCATCGTCATCGTTACGAAGTAAATAACATGTTATTGAAACAAATAGAAGCAGCTGGACTACGCGTAACAGGGTTATCGGAGGATAACAAGCTGGTGGAAATTATAGAATATCCAGATCACCCATGGTTTGTGGCCAGCCAGTTTCATCCAGAGTTCACTTCAACTCCGCGTGATGGTCATCCTCTATTTATCGGTTTTGTAAAGGCAGCAGGTGAGTATCAAAAAAGAACACCAAAATAA
- the mtnN gene encoding 5'-methylthioadenosine/S-adenosylhomocysteine nucleosidase, with translation MIIGIIGAMEQEVALLRKQLTQLTIWQQAGCNIYNGYLHGIQVALVQSGIGKVSAALCTTLLLDHFNPTLVINTGSAGGLSPSLEVGDIVVSDEVRYHDVDVTTFGYDRGQIVQCPASFKAAPSLVALAKNITKSIGMHAVCGLIISGDTFINGGQALAYIRHTFPQAIAVEMEATAIAHVCYKFTVPFVVIRAISDIADQVSYESFQDGLIIVVHNLSLLVSEMVQALANKMLV, from the coding sequence ATGATTATTGGTATTATAGGTGCTATGGAACAAGAAGTGGCGTTGCTCCGTAAGCAATTAACTCAACTTACTATTTGGCAACAGGCTGGATGTAACATTTATAACGGCTATCTGCACGGAATCCAAGTAGCTTTAGTTCAATCAGGGATTGGTAAGGTTTCAGCTGCATTATGCACGACACTACTACTAGATCATTTTAATCCTACATTAGTCATAAATACAGGTTCAGCTGGCGGTCTCTCTCCGTCGCTAGAAGTCGGGGATATCGTAGTATCGGACGAAGTCCGATATCACGATGTGGATGTCACAACCTTTGGCTATGATAGAGGGCAGATAGTACAGTGTCCAGCTTCATTTAAGGCGGCACCTTCACTGGTAGCTTTAGCTAAGAACATTACCAAAAGTATCGGCATGCATGCAGTGTGTGGTCTCATCATAAGCGGCGACACATTCATCAATGGTGGTCAAGCACTAGCTTATATCCGCCATACTTTTCCGCAAGCAATAGCGGTAGAGATGGAAGCCACGGCAATCGCTCACGTATGCTATAAATTTACTGTTCCCTTTGTGGTAATACGTGCTATCTCTGATATCGCCGACCAAGTTTCTTATGAAAGCTTTCAAGATGGTCTTATAATAGTTGTACATAATTTATCGCTACTGGTTTCAGAAATGGTGCAGGCGCTAGCTAATAAAATGCTAGTCTAG
- the erpA gene encoding iron-sulfur cluster insertion protein ErpA, with protein sequence MNQTTILPLQLTDSAASRVKKLIMEEANPNLKLRVYITGGGCSGLQYGFTFDEKVNNEDVIIEKQGVVLVVDPMSLQYLLGGSVDYREGLKGSRFIVINPNIKTTCGCGSSFSL encoded by the coding sequence ATGAATCAAACTACGATATTGCCTTTACAATTAACCGATTCAGCGGCAAGTAGAGTAAAAAAGCTGATTATGGAAGAAGCAAATCCAAATCTTAAGTTACGAGTCTACATTACCGGTGGTGGCTGTAGTGGGTTACAGTACGGCTTCACTTTTGATGAAAAGGTCAATAACGAAGATGTCATCATAGAGAAACAAGGTGTCGTGCTAGTAGTAGATCCCATGAGTCTACAATATTTATTGGGTGGATCAGTTGATTACCGCGAAGGACTTAAAGGTTCGCGCTTTATTGTAATTAACCCTAACATAAAAACTACTTGTGGCTGTGGATCTTCATTCAGTCTTTAA
- the mrcB gene encoding bifunctional glycosyl transferase/transpeptidase, with product MSVDNREPIGRHRRLAKTRSDARYRRRTRRRPHQKIFRLSWYIRILILLVILMVLYGLYLDAQVRSRIDGKVWQLPAAVYGRMVNLEPGMSYSRDEIVTLLENLQYRPVSHITRPGEFIVHDNSIELLRRPFDFPDGKEGQIRATITFTRNKLLQIKNQEIQRNLGFFRLDPRLITMLQSPKGEQRLFVPRADFPNLLVETLIAIEDRHFYQHDGIHISSILRAFLANFTAGHAIQGGSTLTQQLVKNLFLSNKRSLWRKLNEAYMALLFDYRYSKDRILELYLNEVYLGQSGNEQIRGFPLASLYYFGLPIDELSLEQQAMLVGMVKGASLYNPWRNPELALERRNLVIKLLEEQHVIDIDLYNILSTRPLDVQPRGGVLTPQPAFMQMVHKELQSKLKDKINILSGVKIFTTLDPVSQAAAEKAVEVGIPALRANHGIQDLEAAMVVVDRLSGEIRAMVGGAEPQFAGFNRAMQARRSVGSLAKPATYLTALSQPNQYRLNTWIADEPLAIQQPNGRIWFPKNYDRQFRGKVMLVDALTYSLNVPTVNLGLAVGLDPIINTLIKLGIPATVLNPVPLPSMLLGAISLTPVEVAQKFQTIASCGNYASLSAVRSVVSEDGKVLYQSFPQAERVIPAQAAYLTLYAMQQVVERGTSHSLAIKFPTYHLAAKTGTSNELRDSWFAGIDGKEVSIVWIGRDNNGPAKFTGATGALTLYRRYLDNQAPMTLNLTPPEEISKMSIDYAGNLVCNGDSTLRTLPIWTDDPESLCQTIPILQPGETDRGPLINPEPGHKKTLELEKNGYSSGVFGWLKYLFRH from the coding sequence ATGTCTGTGGATAACCGTGAACCTATCGGACGTCATAGAAGACTCGCGAAAACACGCAGCGATGCACGATATAGGCGACGGACGAGAAGACGACCACATCAAAAAATATTTCGTCTCAGCTGGTATATCCGTATCTTGATATTACTAGTTATCTTAATGGTGTTATATGGCCTTTATCTCGATGCGCAGGTACGTAGCCGCATAGACGGTAAGGTGTGGCAATTACCGGCTGCGGTTTATGGCCGCATGGTAAACTTAGAGCCCGGTATGTCCTATAGCCGCGATGAAATCGTCACACTATTAGAAAATCTGCAATATCGCCCAGTGTCTCATATTACCCGTCCTGGTGAGTTTATCGTGCATGATAATAGTATTGAGCTGTTACGCCGACCTTTTGATTTTCCTGATGGAAAGGAAGGACAAATTAGAGCTACCATAACTTTTACTAGAAACAAACTACTGCAAATTAAAAATCAAGAGATCCAACGTAATCTTGGTTTTTTTCGCCTAGATCCTCGATTGATTACCATGCTACAATCGCCAAAAGGCGAGCAAAGACTTTTTGTCCCCCGCGCAGATTTTCCAAATCTACTAGTAGAAACGCTTATAGCTATCGAAGATAGGCATTTTTATCAGCATGATGGTATTCACATATCTTCTATTTTACGGGCTTTCCTGGCTAACTTTACTGCAGGACATGCGATACAGGGTGGTAGTACACTCACCCAGCAACTAGTAAAAAACTTATTTCTGAGCAACAAACGATCTTTATGGCGTAAGCTTAACGAGGCATATATGGCCTTACTATTTGATTATCGCTATAGCAAAGACCGCATTCTAGAACTTTATCTAAATGAGGTCTACCTTGGTCAAAGTGGTAACGAGCAGATACGCGGATTCCCGCTGGCTAGTCTTTACTACTTTGGTCTACCGATAGATGAACTGAGTTTAGAACAGCAAGCTATGCTAGTAGGAATGGTAAAAGGTGCTTCGTTGTATAACCCTTGGCGCAATCCAGAGCTAGCGCTAGAACGTCGTAATCTAGTTATAAAATTACTAGAAGAACAACATGTGATTGACATAGATCTCTATAACATCTTGAGTACACGTCCGCTTGATGTGCAGCCACGTGGCGGTGTACTTACACCGCAGCCTGCTTTTATGCAAATGGTGCACAAAGAGCTACAGAGCAAGTTGAAAGATAAAATAAACATACTATCCGGCGTAAAAATTTTCACGACATTAGATCCCGTTTCGCAAGCTGCAGCGGAAAAAGCAGTAGAGGTAGGTATTCCTGCTCTACGCGCTAACCATGGTATTCAAGATCTAGAAGCCGCTATGGTCGTTGTAGATCGTTTAAGTGGAGAAATTCGTGCTATGGTAGGTGGTGCTGAGCCGCAGTTTGCAGGTTTTAACCGCGCCATGCAAGCCCGGCGTTCAGTTGGATCGCTCGCAAAACCAGCGACTTATCTCACCGCTCTTAGCCAACCGAATCAATATCGGCTCAATACTTGGATTGCTGATGAGCCACTTGCTATTCAGCAGCCGAACGGTCGTATCTGGTTTCCTAAAAACTATGACCGACAGTTCCGCGGTAAAGTGATGCTAGTGGACGCGCTCACTTATTCACTCAATGTACCTACTGTCAATCTTGGTCTAGCAGTAGGATTAGATCCTATCATTAATACTTTGATCAAATTGGGAATACCAGCAACTGTACTTAATCCGGTGCCTTTGCCTTCGATGCTACTAGGAGCTATTAGCCTGACGCCAGTAGAAGTTGCGCAGAAATTCCAAACCATCGCTAGCTGCGGCAACTATGCCAGCTTATCGGCGGTACGTTCAGTTGTGAGCGAAGACGGCAAGGTATTGTATCAAAGCTTCCCGCAGGCAGAACGGGTGATTCCGGCCCAAGCTGCCTACCTAACGCTATATGCCATGCAACAGGTCGTAGAGCGGGGAACCTCACACTCGCTAGCTATTAAATTTCCCACCTACCATCTCGCTGCAAAAACAGGTACTAGTAACGAACTACGCGACAGCTGGTTTGCCGGTATAGATGGCAAAGAAGTCTCTATTGTTTGGATTGGTCGCGATAATAATGGGCCAGCTAAGTTTACTGGCGCTACCGGTGCTCTGACTTTATATCGCCGCTATTTGGATAACCAGGCGCCGATGACGCTAAATCTGACACCTCCCGAAGAAATTAGCAAAATGTCTATTGACTATGCAGGAAATTTAGTCTGCAATGGCGATAGTACATTGCGTACACTACCTATTTGGACTGATGATCCTGAGTCTTTATGTCAGACAATACCGATCCTTCAACCAGGAGAAACAGATCGAGGTCCGTTAATAAATCCGGAACCGGGACATAAAAAAACATTAGAATTAGAGAAAAACGGTTATAGCAGCGGAGTTTTTGGTTGGCTAAAATACCTTTTTCGTCATTGA
- the dksA gene encoding RNA polymerase-binding protein DksA — protein MPEGKNRKTSSLSLLAIAGVEPYQPKPGEEYMNDAQLLYFRRILEAWRNQLRDEVGRTVLHMQDEAANFPDPVDRAAQEEEFSLELRNRDRERKLIKKIEKTLKKVEENDFGFCESCGIEIGIRRLEARPTADLCIDCKTLAEIREKQMAG, from the coding sequence ATGCCAGAAGGAAAAAATCGTAAAACATCCTCCTTGAGTCTTCTCGCCATAGCTGGAGTAGAACCGTATCAGCCGAAGCCTGGCGAAGAATATATGAATGATGCCCAACTGCTATATTTTAGACGTATTCTAGAAGCCTGGCGAAATCAGCTAAGAGATGAAGTAGGACGCACCGTTTTACATATGCAAGATGAGGCTGCAAACTTTCCCGATCCAGTAGATCGTGCCGCTCAGGAAGAAGAATTTAGCCTTGAGCTGCGTAATCGTGACCGTGAACGTAAACTAATAAAAAAAATTGAAAAAACCCTCAAAAAAGTTGAAGAAAATGATTTTGGCTTTTGTGAATCTTGTGGAATTGAAATTGGTATTCGTCGCCTTGAGGCGCGTCCTACTGCTGATTTGTGTATAGACTGCAAAACCTTAGCTGAAATTCGTGAAAAGCAGATGGCAGGGTAA
- the pcnB gene encoding polynucleotide adenylyltransferase PcnB has translation MFTQTANFCRQVLNRENADTVLEDRHPLTMIPRNKHSISRKEISANALKVLYRLSKAGFEAYLVGGCVRDILLGKKPKDFDITTNATPEEMRKLFRNCRLVGRRFRLAHVIFGTEIIEVATLRGHHKVLDSQTELTCNNGMLLRDNIFGSIEEDAQRRDFSVNSLYYSVTDFTLRDYTGGLKDLREGTIRLIGDPEIRYREDPVRMLRAVRFAVKLNMTISEETAKPILKLATLLENIPPARLFEEALKLLQAGYGEPTYRLLCKYQLFKPLFPLISRNFTEHGDSYMENMISRVLTNTDQRLHKARRVNPALLFAALLWYPLLDYAQKLTQENHLAYFEAFILSMNEILDKQCKTLALPKKMTTLIRDMWQLQLRLSRSHGKKAKKLIEHPKFRAAYDLLVLRAEVEQNVELQRITHWWDELQTGTPSRQKQMQPLSILNLNNEKL, from the coding sequence ATTTTTACCCAAACAGCCAACTTTTGCCGTCAGGTACTTAACCGTGAAAACGCGGATACGGTATTAGAGGATAGACACCCTTTAACAATGATTCCGCGCAATAAACACTCAATCTCACGTAAAGAGATTAGTGCAAATGCATTAAAGGTCCTTTATCGCCTTAGTAAGGCAGGATTCGAGGCCTATTTGGTCGGAGGTTGTGTTCGTGATATCTTGTTGGGTAAAAAACCAAAGGATTTCGATATCACGACTAATGCCACTCCAGAAGAAATGCGTAAATTATTTCGCAATTGCCGACTAGTAGGCCGCCGCTTTCGTCTTGCCCATGTGATATTCGGTACCGAAATAATTGAAGTGGCTACCTTACGAGGTCATCATAAGGTACTAGATTCTCAAACTGAACTGACCTGTAATAATGGTATGCTATTACGTGATAATATCTTCGGCTCAATTGAGGAAGATGCTCAGCGCCGAGACTTCTCTGTCAATAGTCTTTATTATAGTGTAACAGATTTTACTTTGCGCGACTATACGGGTGGCTTAAAAGATCTACGGGAAGGCACTATTCGTCTAATTGGAGATCCTGAGATTAGGTATCGGGAAGATCCAGTACGAATGTTGCGCGCGGTGCGCTTCGCCGTTAAATTAAATATGACCATCAGCGAAGAAACCGCTAAGCCTATTCTCAAACTAGCAACACTATTGGAGAATATTCCTCCGGCTAGGTTATTTGAAGAAGCACTAAAATTACTACAAGCAGGATACGGTGAGCCAACTTATCGCCTACTGTGTAAATACCAGCTTTTCAAACCACTGTTCCCGCTTATTAGCCGAAACTTTACCGAGCACGGTGATAGCTATATGGAAAATATGATTAGCCGAGTACTAACAAATACCGACCAGCGCCTTCATAAAGCAAGACGGGTTAATCCCGCTTTATTATTTGCCGCTCTGCTATGGTATCCTTTACTTGATTATGCACAAAAACTAACACAGGAAAACCACCTGGCCTACTTCGAAGCTTTTATACTATCTATGAATGAGATATTAGATAAACAGTGCAAAACATTAGCTCTTCCTAAAAAGATGACGACATTAATCCGTGATATGTGGCAATTACAGCTCAGGTTATCCCGCTCTCATGGTAAAAAAGCTAAAAAGCTAATAGAGCATCCTAAATTTCGCGCTGCCTATGATTTACTAGTGCTACGTGCTGAAGTAGAGCAAAATGTAGAATTGCAGCGGATTACCCACTGGTGGGATGAATTACAAACTGGAACACCATCACGTCAGAAGCAGATGCAGCCCCTGAGCATACTGAATCTGAATAACGAAAAATTATGA
- the folK gene encoding 2-amino-4-hydroxy-6-hydroxymethyldihydropteridine diphosphokinase yields the protein MERVWLALGSNLAEPLQQVDTALLALGSLPKTHMVMCSSYYRSRPLGPQNQPDYLNAVVALETALTPEELLAHIQFIELKQGRDRQIHRFGPRTLDLDILLFGTKIIATSRLTVPHYDMHNREFMLYPLEEIAPNLRLPNGTILVNLRRKIARNGLIFWDDTHRIRYW from the coding sequence ATGGAGCGAGTATGGTTGGCGCTTGGCAGTAACCTCGCTGAACCACTGCAGCAGGTAGACACAGCGCTATTAGCGCTGGGAAGCTTGCCTAAAACTCATATGGTTATGTGTTCTTCCTACTATCGTAGCCGTCCACTGGGGCCCCAAAATCAGCCGGATTACCTTAATGCCGTAGTGGCGTTAGAAACAGCACTGACACCCGAAGAGCTTCTAGCTCATATACAATTTATTGAGCTCAAGCAGGGACGCGATCGTCAAATACACCGCTTTGGGCCGCGCACGTTAGATTTAGATATTTTACTGTTCGGAACTAAAATCATTGCTACCAGTAGGTTGACTGTACCCCATTATGATATGCATAACCGTGAATTCATGCTTTATCCTCTGGAAGAAATCGCTCCAAACCTACGTTTACCCAATGGCACCATACTAGTGAATCTACGGCGTAAGATTGCACGTAATGGTCTAATATTCTGGGATGATACCCACCGGATTCGATATTGGTAA
- the panB gene encoding 3-methyl-2-oxobutanoate hydroxymethyltransferase, whose translation MNITTISYLRHQKQRQQKFASITAYDATFASLFEQHGISVMLVGDSLGMTIQGHDSTLPVTLDDMIYHTRCVRRGATKSLLLADLPFMCYATLSQAYESAAALMRAGANIVKLEGGFWITKTVRGLTERAVPVCCHLGLTPQSVNIFGGYKIQGRDKDSADKLLADAIALELAGAQMLVLECVPVTLAERVTRALSIPVIGIGAGVMTDGQILVMHDVLGITGNRAPSFARNFLVDCEDIPAAIRLYVQEVEAGEFPATQHSFY comes from the coding sequence ATGAACATAACGACTATTTCTTATTTACGGCATCAGAAACAACGACAGCAAAAATTTGCTTCTATTACTGCCTATGACGCTACCTTTGCCTCTCTCTTCGAACAGCATGGTATTAGTGTTATGCTTGTGGGAGATTCACTTGGAATGACTATTCAGGGACATGATTCTACCCTGCCAGTAACATTAGACGATATGATTTACCATACACGTTGCGTCCGGCGCGGCGCCACAAAATCCTTGCTACTAGCCGACCTACCATTTATGTGTTACGCTACATTATCTCAGGCTTACGAGAGCGCAGCCGCGCTTATGCGGGCCGGTGCTAACATAGTAAAACTAGAAGGTGGTTTCTGGATTACGAAAACCGTTCGTGGCTTAACAGAACGTGCCGTCCCAGTATGTTGCCATCTCGGTCTCACTCCTCAATCAGTTAATATTTTTGGTGGCTATAAAATTCAAGGTAGGGACAAAGATAGTGCTGATAAACTACTAGCTGATGCTATAGCACTAGAGCTGGCTGGTGCCCAAATGCTGGTACTAGAATGCGTGCCCGTTACGTTAGCCGAGCGTGTCACACGTGCATTATCGATACCAGTGATTGGAATCGGCGCTGGTGTTATGACCGATGGTCAGATTTTAGTGATGCACGATGTACTAGGCATAACGGGTAATCGTGCACCATCCTTTGCTAGAAACTTTCTGGTAGATTGTGAAGACATTCCTGCCGCAATCCGCCTTTATGTGCAAGAGGTGGAAGCGGGCGAATTCCCCGCTACACAACACAGTTTCTATTGA
- the panC gene encoding pantoate--beta-alanine ligase, protein MLIIDNTTTLRQIIQQWHQSQRRIALIPTMGNLHDGHMTLIDEGRAQADIVVVSVFVNPMQFDRREDLAVYPRTLPEDCSKLILSGVDALFTPSVNAIYPNRIDNHTFVDVPRLSGILEGINRPGHFRGVATIVSKLFNLIQPHVACFGEKDFQQLALIRQMVQDMSYDIEIIAIPTVRTADGLALSSRNSYLTLEQRKLAPQLYQVMQKLVKSLCSGNRYTDELLDKAAKRLREFGFTPDMLEIRDALTLQPLTVESKQAVVLFSAWLGKARLIDNAKVNLP, encoded by the coding sequence GTGCTGATTATCGACAATACCACTACCTTACGTCAAATCATTCAGCAGTGGCACCAATCACAACGGCGCATAGCCCTTATCCCTACTATGGGAAATCTACATGATGGGCATATGACCCTAATTGATGAAGGGCGGGCACAGGCGGATATTGTAGTGGTAAGCGTATTCGTAAACCCGATGCAGTTCGACCGGAGGGAGGATTTAGCAGTTTATCCACGTACTTTGCCGGAAGATTGTAGCAAACTAATCTTGAGTGGCGTAGATGCTCTTTTTACACCGTCGGTAAATGCTATTTATCCTAATAGAATTGATAACCATACCTTTGTCGATGTGCCACGTTTATCAGGCATCCTAGAAGGTATCAACCGACCAGGTCACTTTCGCGGTGTCGCCACAATTGTCAGTAAACTGTTTAATTTAATACAGCCTCATGTGGCCTGCTTCGGTGAAAAAGATTTTCAACAATTAGCGCTTATTCGGCAGATGGTGCAAGATATGAGCTATGATATTGAAATTATAGCTATACCAACTGTTCGTACAGCCGATGGTTTGGCACTGAGTTCACGTAATAGTTATCTTACGCTAGAACAACGTAAGTTAGCACCTCAACTTTATCAAGTGATGCAAAAGCTGGTCAAATCTTTATGCTCTGGTAATAGGTATACCGATGAGCTACTTGATAAAGCAGCAAAGCGATTACGTGAATTTGGATTCACTCCGGACATGCTAGAAATCCGCGATGCACTCACTTTACAACCATTAACGGTGGAGAGCAAACAGGCAGTAGTGTTATTTAGTGCTTGGCTAGGCAAAGCCAGGCTGATAGATAACGCCAAAGTTAATCTTCCTTGA